The following DNA comes from Neurospora crassa OR74A mitochondrion, complete genome.
GGATCCACTCGTAGAGTGGAATCACAGTTCTGTGGAGGCACGGCTATCCTATAGCGCGTCTTGCGACTGCGACGGAGCAGCTGGATTAGTACTGGACGGATCATAATCATCAACCTGGGTAGTTTAAAGGTAAAACCTTAATTTCATACATTAAAGATGAGAATTCGATTTTCTCCCCAGGTTCGCGTGCGCACTATGGAGGGGAAGGGCACTGATCGAGTAGGACCAGAGCTTTCCTTATTTAAATCTCCAAATTTCTTCAAAATTTATGATAATAATGACTATACTGTCTTTATTACTTACTAATGCCGTTACTTTAAGACGAGATATTTCCATACTTTTTAATAGAATTGTGATTATAGCATTAATTTATTGTATTTTGCATGATACAATGAGTTTATCTATTATAAGTAAGGGGGTAGGTTTACATGGAGGTTTACTTCATATAACCAATATAACACAAGTATTCCAAATATTTATTTTTTTGATTAGTATATTAATATTACAATTAACAAGTTTCGATCCCATAAAAAAATTTTATATTATGAGACATCCTAGGTTTATTAATAAGTGGCCTAGAGCTATAGGATATTCAATACCATTATCCACTCCACTCCCCCCCCCCTTAAGGGGGGGGGGAGTGGATTTGTTTATTTTATTAGACGCATGTTTACTATGAGCAAATTCAGGTACTATAAGTAGAAGTCCCGATTTTATTATTACAAAATTATATTGTATATTTCATTGCTCCTTTATTTTATTAGGATTAGGTGTAGGTGGTCTACTGTATGGATCAAGTACTACAAGTTTGGATGGTTTATATATAATCAATAGTATCCAAAGTCACGTAAATTATAGCATAATTAACCCGTTGTACAGGCATTTTAATAAAATCCAAATTAAAATGCTTAACAACAAATTTTTAAGATTAAGTATGGGGGCCATATTGGCTCATGCCAATTATGATACATAATGATTAAAAAGGTTAATAATTTCTTAGTTATAATTTTAGTTTTTTTAGCTGTAATTCTAACAGAATTAATAATGTTCATGGAGCTTAACTCCTTAACGTTGCTAAAATGTTTTATATTTGTAGATCTTTTATTGGTTTTTATCCCTTTTAGTTTACCTCGTATGGGTGGAAAAGTGTCTTCTATAAAAAATTTAATCGATGCTATTAAAACACGTATCTTTTTCTTTAATAGCTGTCTCTTTTTCTCTAAAATCTGACTCTATGAAAATAAAATTACCATATTTTGGGTGTATACAATATGAAATGGTTTAAATTCTATTTTTTGTGGGATATTTATGGAAGATAACTACATGGCGGATATATATTCTATCTCCCCTAAAAATGGTGGGGGGGACCCCGCAGAGGGGAAT
Coding sequences within:
- a CDS encoding NADH dehydrogenase subunit 2, whose protein sequence is MIIMTILSLLLTNAVTLRRDISILFNRIVIIALIYCILHDTMSLSIISKGVGLHGGLLHITNITQVFQIFIFLISILILQLTSFDPIKKFYIMRHPRFINKWPRAIGYSIPLSTPLPPPLRGGGVDLFILLDACLLWANSGTISRSPDFIITKLYCIFHCSFILLGLGVGGLLYGSSTTSLDGLYIINSIQSHVNYSIINPLYRHFNKIQIKMLNNKFLRLSMGAILAHANYDT